The following proteins are co-located in the Oryzias melastigma strain HK-1 linkage group LG8, ASM292280v2, whole genome shotgun sequence genome:
- the ccnf gene encoding cyclin-F yields the protein MKAGVVHCRCSKCYSVPARKRVRKRSPSLTLLSLPEEILLCVLQCLSAEDLLSVRAVHSQLRDIVDNHSSVWARVSFRDRWPSPSTLWLFEKAAEKGNFEAAVKLGIAYLYNEGPLLSDEGRADVCGRKASHFFSLAESVRSPKANPFTWVFIRPPWSPTGSCCKAVVFDHLKAECDTNMEKKGPLLHCLARVLLLFEDEERRSEAISMLGESSQAGCLQSSYLLWLHSRKDAVLDPGRYLQSVRTLRDYAGKGCWEAQLSLAKVCSTRNPLGLESKACSDIVAQLFNSSSAAAQHSVHGLLRRGIKDTMRYILVDWLVEVTTMKDFSSQTLHVTVSCVDRYLALRSVPKARLQLLGIACMVVCTRYISKEILTIREAVWLTDNTYKYEDLVRMMGEVVSVLDGKIRGATLLDYGEVLLYLLPLERRTTHLFSYICELSLLYSALTSPPPAKLACAALLLTRALHHYGPVWPALLADYTGFSKQDLVPLSVLLYVKCFSDDVPKDYRHVSLTGVKQRFEDEVFHQISKEKVMDYKELCQILEIPEVEPEMEPPSPTSGQPADIHTFLASPSSTNKRRRDDGMRPGRGSLVATPTAELSNQEEMLLGDILDWSLESSCSGYEGDQEEESETEKDSDTSMISIQLRPLANEENHLEHCRALSSDEDSICEAKSEVNNISQGHKSASLSPDLHSSGYSSVQSVSPSSSSIMPSPVKTFTGSLGVASANAQPGFRLLEPTLRSRGTSSKQVKRKNAAAHSGSDMEK from the exons ATGAAAGCGGGCG TCGTCCACTGCCGTTGTTCAAAATGTTACTCAGTTCCAGCACGGAAGCGGGTTCGTAAACGCTCGCCGTCCCTCACGCTGCTGTCTCTGCCTGAGGAGATTCTTCTCTGTGTGCTCCAGTGTCTGTCTGCAGAAGACCTCCTCTCTGTCAGAGCA GTTCATTCTCAGCTGCGGGACATTGTAGACAACCACTCCAGTGTTTGGGCTAGGGTCAGTTTTAGAGACAGATGGCCATCCCCCAGCACCTTATGGCTATTTGAAAA AGCAGCAGAAAAAGGGAATTTCGAGGCTGCGGTGAAACTTGGCATTGCTTATTTATACAATGAAGGAC CATTGCTGAGTGATGAAGGGCGAGCGGACGTCTGTGGTCGAAAGGCTTCCCACTTTTTCAGCTTGGCGGAAAGCGTGCGCTCTCCCAAAGCCAACCCCTTCACTTGGGTTTTCATCCGTCCGCCGTGGTCGCCCACCGGCAGCTGCTGCAAGGCCGTGGTGTTCGATCACCTCAAGGCCGAGTGCGACACGAACATG GAGAAGAAGGGTCCCCTGTTGCACTGTTTGGCCAGAGTTCTGCTGCTGTTCGAA gatgaaGAGAGAAGATCAGAGGCCATATCGATGCTGGGGGAGTCGTCACAGGCTGGCTGTCTCCAAAGCTCATACCTGCTGTGGCTGCATAGTCGTAAAGATGCT GTGTTGGATCCAGGACGGTACCTTCAGAGTGTACGGACCCTCAGGGACTATGCTGGCAAAGGATGCTGGGAGGCACAG TTGTCTCTGGCTAAAGTGTGCAGCACCAGGAACCCGCTGGGGTTGGAGTCCAAAGCCTGCTCGGACATCGTAGCTCAGCTCTTCAATTCTTCCTCTGCGGCGGCACAGCACAGCGTTCACGGCCTCCTGAGAAGAGGCATCAAGGACACTATGAG GTACATCCTGGTGGACTGGCTCGTGGAGGTCACCACCATGAAGGACTTCTCCAGCCAGACGCTACATGTGACGGTGAGCTGCGTGGACCGCTACCTGGCTCTCCGGTCTGTCCCTAAGGCCCGCCTCCAGTTGTTAGGAATCGCCTGCATGGTTGTTTGCACACG gtATATCAGTAAAGAAATCTTGACCATACGAGAAGCTGTTTGGCTCACAGACAACACCTACAAATACGAAGATCTGGTCCGAATGATGGGAGAAGTCGTGTCTGTGCTAGATGGAAAAATCCGG GGCGCCACTCTGCTAGATTATGGGGAGGTGCTGCTCTACCTGCTCCCCCTGGAGAGGCGAACCACTCACCTGTTCAGCTACATCTGCGAGCTGTCGCTGCTCTACTCCGCCCTCACATCACCACCTCCCGCCAAACTGGCCTGTGCCGCACTTCTCCTAACACGAGCACTACATCATTATG GCCCCGTCTGGCCGGCGCTGTTAGCCGACTACACAGGATTTTCCAAGCAGGACCTCGTCCCCCTTTCTGTGCTGCTTTATGTCAAGTG tttcaGTGACGATGTCCCAAAAGATTACAGACACGTCTCTCTCACTGGAGTGAAGCAGCGATTTGAGGATGAGGTTTTCCACCAAATCAGCaaagaaaag GTGATGGATTACAAAGAGCTCTGTCAAATATTGGAGATTCCTGAGGTGGAGCCTGAGATGGAGCCTCCCAGTCCCACCAGTGGTCAACCTGCAGACATCCACACCTTCCTGGCTTCTCCATCCAGCACCAACAAGAG GAGACGGGATGACGGCATGCGACCCGGCAGAGGCAGCCTGGTAGCCACACCAACGGCAGAGCTGTCCAATCAGGAGGAGATGCTGCTGGGAGACATACTGGACTGGAGTCTGGAGTCTTCATGCTCTGGTTATGAGGGGGACCAAGAGGAAGAAAGTGAGACGGAGAAAGATTCTGACA CTTCTATGATCTCAATCCAACTGCGTCCACTGGCTAATGAAGAAAACCATCTGGAACATTGCAGAGCTCTGTCCAGCGACGAAGACAGTATTTGTGAAGCAAAAAGTGAGGTAAACAATATCTCTCAAGGACACAAATCCGCCTCCTTATCTCCAGACCTTCACAGCTCAGGATACTCATCCGTCCAGAGTGTGAGCCCATCGTCCTCCTCCATTATGCCCTCCCCCGTCAAGACATTTACGGGCTCGCTGGGCGTGGCCTCTGCTAATGCCCAGCCGGGTTTCCGCCTCCTGG